The genomic region ATCATGAAATCACGGGCAATCATCTGCACGGTACCCGACGCCCGCAAAGCTGAGGCGGTCAAAAAAGCGGTTGAAGGATCGGTATCGCCATTGGTGCCTGCTTCGATCTTGCAGCAACATCCGAACGCAAAGCTTTACCTGGACGAAAATTCAGCAGCGCTTCTAACAGCGAAGCGTTAGAATCTTTGCCATGATCTTGGCCCTTTCTTAGCTTGAAATCGAAATTTTCGGATATATTTAAAGCAGGTTGAGTTTAACTGATTAGCAGACGGTTCGGCAACTGTGGCTAAGAATTGAACAACAGAATATCCCTGCCGAGTGGATGAAACGAGGATACATCTCACGCCAGCAGACGATCCCGCCGCATCTGATGTGATCGATGACGCAGTGGATGAAATTATCGAAACCGTGCTGAGTAACCAAGGCCAGGTTGTATTTGTCGATAACGGCAGTCTGGCTATGCACCAGCGGATTGGGCTGATTCTACGATATTGATCAAAAAAGGTCTGTGTTTAATAATCTGAAACCGATGCTTGATGTACTGGAATAAGTCACGGCGCTGAATGCGAGAAGCGAAATCAAATCGATTAGAAAATCAAAATGGAACAGATACTGGTTTTTATCACTCTTGGTACAATTCTGATCTTATTTGTCTGGGGCAAGATTCGCTATGACCTGGTCTCGATGCTTGCCCTCGTGTTTCTGGTTATTTGCGGGGTTGTTCCCGCCAGTGAAGCGTTTGCCGGGTTCGGACATCCAGCGGTCATTACGGTCGCTGCGGTATTGATTATCAGCCAGGCATTACAAAATTCAGGCCTTGTCGATGTGATCGCCCGCCTATTGGAAAAGCTCGGCAGTAATTTCATCTTGCAGCTCATGGTCCTTTGTTCTGTCGTTGCCATTGCCTCTTCTTTCATGAATAATATCGGCGCCCTTGCCATTTTAATGCCAGTAGCGATTCATTTGGCGAGAAAGAATGGCTATCCTCCTTCTTATATTTTAATGCCAATTGCCTTTGCCTCGCTGTTGGGAGGAATAACGACCCTGATTGGTACCCCTCCGAATATTATTGCTGCCGCTTTCAGAGCCGATGTTTCGGGTGAACCATTCGGCATGTTTGATTTTACCCCAGTGGGTTTTTTTGTGGTGGTGATAGGAATCCTCTATATCACACTGCTTGGTTGGAGATTGTTACCGACCCGTGAGCCTCAAGGTTCGGCTGAGGAACTGTTTCAAATTCAAAATTACCTCACGGAAGTCCAGGTCACCAAAGAATCAAAACTGCAAGGGATGAGAGTGGCAGATTTGCGCCAAAAAACCGAAACCGATATTTTGATTTTGAGCCTGGTGCGCAACGGGACCCATCTCTATGCGCCTGCCCCAGAGATGGAGCTCAAAATTGATGATATTTTGCTCATTGAGGCTGAAGCGAATGATTTGAAAAAGTTCATTGACAAGACGAAGGTGAAACTGGTCGGCAGCGGGAGATCTCATGAACAGGGGCAAGGGACGGATGATATTGTGATACAGGAAGCTATTGTTCAGCAGAATTCGCCGCTCATTGGAGAGACCGCAGTTAGCCTGCGGATGCGATCCAGATTTAGTATCAATCTTCTGGCCATTGCTCGCCAGGATCAACAACTTCATCAGCGCATCGATCATGTCCCATTCAAGGCGGGGGACGTCTTGCTGTTGCAGGGACGACGGCTTAATATCCATGACGCTATCGCCAGCATGCACTGCCTTCCCTTAGCGCAGCGCGGATTGACGATCGGCAAGCCACGGCGCACCGTTTTTGCCCTTGGCATCTTTGTCACCGCAATTATCATGGTCATTGCAGATCTAATTCCAGCTCAGATTGCTTTCTCACTCGCAGCAGTATTGATGGTCCTCTCGGGCAATCTTCATCTCAATGAACTATACGATAGCATCGACTGGCCAGTGATTGTTTTATTGGGTGCGATGATACCGATCGGCGTGGCATTCGAAACGAGCGGTGGTGCCAATCTCATCACCCATCGGATCGTGGAATTGGGGAATCATCTTCCCATTTGGGCTTTGCTTGGTATTCTGATGACGGTCACCATTTTGATTTCAAGTTTAATCAATAATGCTGCAACCGTGGTACTTATGGCGCCCATCGGTATCAACATTGCCCGGGAATTAAAAGTCTCAGCCGATCCATTTTTGATGGCCGTGGCGATTGCCGCTTCGTGCGCATTTCTAACCCCAATTGGACATCAGTGCAATACGCTAGTCATGGGACCGGGAGGATACAAATTTAGCGATTACTGGCGCATGGGGTTGCCGCTGGAAATCATCATTATTGCGATCAGCATCCCATTGATTTTGATTTTCTGGCCAGCTTAGGCATGACTGTTTTTGATCACAAAATTTTAAAAAGCTAGAAGGACACTGGAATCTTATGGCAAAAACGAATAAGATCATCAACGACAATCGATCTCAAGCCTGGCACGCCATGCCGATCGAAGAAGTTCTCTCACGACTCAATTCATCGGAGAATGGTCTTTCGCATGACGAAGTGAATCGACGGCTCGAGCAATTTGGCTTTAACACGCTGCCAGTTCAGGAACCGCCCGGGCTGCTGAAAGTCTTTCTGCTGCAATTTCTCCATCCGCTCATTTACATTTTGCTGGCGGCAGCAGTCGCCTCGCTGGTCATTGGAGAAGTGGTCGATGCCGCATTCATTATGATCGTCATTCTTTTGAACTCTTCGCTGGGAGCATATCAGGAATGGAATGCTGAAAGAAGCGCTGCGGCCCTGCAAAAACTCATTAATGTCAAGGTGAGGGTGAAGCGCGACGGCAAGGAGCT from candidate division KSB1 bacterium harbors:
- a CDS encoding SLC13 family permease, with amino-acid sequence MEQILVFITLGTILILFVWGKIRYDLVSMLALVFLVICGVVPASEAFAGFGHPAVITVAAVLIISQALQNSGLVDVIARLLEKLGSNFILQLMVLCSVVAIASSFMNNIGALAILMPVAIHLARKNGYPPSYILMPIAFASLLGGITTLIGTPPNIIAAAFRADVSGEPFGMFDFTPVGFFVVVIGILYITLLGWRLLPTREPQGSAEELFQIQNYLTEVQVTKESKLQGMRVADLRQKTETDILILSLVRNGTHLYAPAPEMELKIDDILLIEAEANDLKKFIDKTKVKLVGSGRSHEQGQGTDDIVIQEAIVQQNSPLIGETAVSLRMRSRFSINLLAIARQDQQLHQRIDHVPFKAGDVLLLQGRRLNIHDAIASMHCLPLAQRGLTIGKPRRTVFALGIFVTAIIMVIADLIPAQIAFSLAAVLMVLSGNLHLNELYDSIDWPVIVLLGAMIPIGVAFETSGGANLITHRIVELGNHLPIWALLGILMTVTILISSLINNAATVVLMAPIGINIARELKVSADPFLMAVAIAASCAFLTPIGHQCNTLVMGPGGYKFSDYWRMGLPLEIIIIAISIPLILIFWPA